Proteins found in one Hypericibacter terrae genomic segment:
- a CDS encoding DUF2165 family protein — protein sequence MPILRLSKAALTAAIALYASLVAFGNVTDYGTNFAFVQHVFMMDTVFPTATTKYRAIDLPLIHNAGYIGIIVAETLTAILCWWGAFRLWRHRQAPARDFNRAKTVAIAGLTLGFLVWQVAFMSIGGEWFGMWMSSQWNGIESAFRVFITILAVLIFVTLPDAEFQE from the coding sequence ATGCCGATCCTGCGCCTGTCCAAGGCCGCCCTTACCGCCGCCATCGCGCTCTATGCGAGCCTGGTCGCGTTCGGCAACGTCACCGACTACGGCACCAATTTCGCCTTCGTACAGCATGTCTTCATGATGGACACGGTGTTCCCGACCGCGACGACCAAATATCGCGCGATCGACCTGCCGCTGATCCACAATGCCGGCTATATCGGGATCATCGTCGCCGAGACCCTCACCGCCATCCTCTGCTGGTGGGGCGCCTTCCGCTTGTGGCGCCACCGCCAGGCGCCGGCCCGCGACTTCAACCGCGCCAAGACGGTCGCCATCGCCGGCCTGACGCTGGGATTCCTGGTCTGGCAGGTCGCCTTCATGTCGATCGGCGGCGAATGGTTCGGAATGTGGATGTCGTCGCAATGGAACGGCATCGAATCGGCCTTCCGCGTCTTCATCACGATCCTGGCGGTGCTGATTTTCGTGACCCTGCCGGATGCAGAGTTCCAGGAGTGA
- the fabI gene encoding enoyl-ACP reductase FabI, with protein MAGDKGLMAGKRGLIMGVANDRSIAWGIARAVADQGAELAFTYQGEALERRVRPLATSIGAKLVVPCDVATDESIDKAFAEIQKSWDHLDFVVHAIAFSDKDELKGKYLATSRANFALTMDISCYSFTAVAQRATPMMKNGGSLLTLSYYGAERVMPHYNVMGVAKAALEASVRYLAADLGEQNIRVNAISAGPIKTLAASGIGDFRYILKWNELNSPLKRNVTTEQVGGAGLYLLSELSAGVTGEVHHVDSGYHLVGMLRTDAAAGVAQMLQGFDVKS; from the coding sequence ATGGCGGGTGACAAAGGGCTGATGGCCGGCAAACGGGGCCTGATCATGGGGGTCGCGAACGACCGGTCGATCGCCTGGGGCATTGCCCGCGCGGTGGCGGACCAGGGAGCCGAGCTGGCCTTCACCTATCAGGGCGAGGCGCTGGAGCGACGCGTGCGGCCGCTGGCGACTTCGATCGGCGCCAAGCTGGTGGTGCCCTGCGACGTCGCCACCGACGAGAGCATCGACAAGGCCTTCGCCGAGATCCAGAAGAGCTGGGACCATCTCGATTTCGTCGTCCATGCCATCGCCTTCTCCGACAAGGACGAGCTCAAGGGCAAGTATCTCGCCACATCCCGCGCCAACTTCGCGCTGACGATGGACATCTCCTGCTATTCCTTCACGGCGGTGGCCCAGCGCGCCACGCCCATGATGAAGAATGGCGGCAGCCTCCTGACCCTGTCCTATTACGGCGCCGAGCGCGTCATGCCGCATTACAACGTCATGGGCGTCGCCAAGGCCGCGCTCGAAGCCAGCGTGCGCTATCTCGCGGCCGATCTCGGCGAGCAGAATATCCGCGTCAACGCCATCTCGGCCGGCCCGATCAAGACGCTGGCGGCGTCGGGCATCGGCGACTTCCGCTACATCCTCAAATGGAACGAGCTCAATTCGCCCCTGAAGCGCAACGTCACCACGGAGCAGGTCGGCGGCGCCGGGCTCTATCTGCTCTCCGAGCTCTCCGCCGGCGTCACCGGCGAAGTGCATCATGTCGACAGCGGCTATCATCTGGTCGGCATGCTGCGCACCGACGCGGCCGCCGGGGTCGCGCAGATGCTGCAGGGCTTCGACGTGAAGTCCTGA
- the aroC gene encoding chorismate synthase, with translation MSFNSFGQLFRFTTWGESHGPAIGCVVDGTPPLIPLSEADIQVWLDRRRPGQSRFTTQRRESDSVKILSGVFEGVTTGTPVSLMIENEDQRSKDYGEIRDKFRPGHADYTYWAKYGIRDYRGGGRSSARETASRVAAGAVARKLLAHVLGPTVVIRGALIQIGHQPIDRNRWDWDATEQNPFWCPDAKTVPLWEAQLDAVRKAGSSTGAVIEVIASGIPAGLGAPIYGKLDADLASAMMSINAVKGVEIGAGFAAAALSGESNADEMRMENGKVVFDSNHAGGILGGISTGQDIVVRFAVKPTSSILTPRHSVSTDGKEVEVSTKGRHDPCVGIRAVPVGEAMLACVLADHLLRHRGQVGR, from the coding sequence ATGTCCTTCAACAGCTTCGGCCAACTCTTCCGTTTCACGACCTGGGGCGAAAGCCACGGGCCGGCGATCGGCTGCGTGGTCGATGGCACGCCGCCGCTCATTCCGCTGAGCGAGGCCGACATCCAGGTCTGGCTCGACCGCCGCAGGCCCGGCCAGTCGCGCTTCACCACGCAGCGGCGCGAATCCGACAGCGTGAAGATCCTCTCCGGCGTGTTCGAGGGCGTCACCACCGGCACGCCGGTGAGCCTGATGATCGAGAACGAGGATCAGCGCTCGAAGGACTATGGCGAGATCAGGGACAAGTTCCGGCCGGGCCATGCCGACTACACCTACTGGGCCAAGTACGGCATCCGCGACTATCGCGGCGGCGGACGCTCCTCGGCGCGCGAGACCGCGAGCCGCGTCGCCGCCGGCGCCGTGGCCCGCAAGCTGCTGGCCCATGTGCTGGGTCCCACGGTCGTCATCCGCGGCGCCCTGATCCAGATCGGCCATCAGCCGATCGATCGCAACCGCTGGGACTGGGACGCGACCGAGCAGAACCCCTTCTGGTGCCCCGACGCCAAGACCGTGCCCTTGTGGGAGGCGCAGCTCGATGCCGTGCGCAAGGCGGGCTCCTCGACCGGTGCCGTCATCGAGGTGATCGCGTCGGGCATCCCGGCCGGCCTGGGCGCGCCCATCTATGGCAAGCTCGACGCGGATCTGGCCTCGGCAATGATGAGCATCAACGCGGTCAAGGGCGTCGAGATCGGCGCCGGCTTCGCCGCGGCGGCGCTCTCCGGCGAAAGCAACGCCGACGAGATGCGGATGGAGAACGGCAAGGTCGTCTTCGATTCCAACCATGCCGGCGGCATCCTCGGCGGCATCTCGACGGGCCAGGACATCGTGGTCCGCTTCGCCGTGAAGCCGACCAGCTCGATCCTGACGCCACGCCACTCGGTCAGCACCGATGGCAAAGAGGTCGAGGTCTCCACCAAGGGCCGCCACGACCCCTGCGTCGGCATCCGCGCCGTCCCCGTCGGCGAAGCGATGCTGGCCTGCGTGCTGGCGGATCATCTCCTGCGCCATCGCGGGCAGGTGGGACGCTAA
- a CDS encoding chorismate synthase, with translation MSFFDQNPSPTPSRKGRGLERRTASDKRQQRKTTKGRHDPCVGIRAVPVGEAMLACVLADHLLRHRGQVGR, from the coding sequence ATCTCGTTCTTCGATCAAAACCCCTCCCCTACCCCCTCCCGCAAGGGGAGGGGGCTAGAAAGAAGAACCGCATCTGACAAACGCCAACAGAGAAAAACAACCAAGGGCCGCCACGACCCTTGCGTCGGCATCCGCGCCGTCCCCGTCGGCGAAGCGATGCTGGCCTGCGTGCTGGCCGATCATCTCCTGCGCCATCGCGGGCAGGTGGGACGCTAA
- a CDS encoding MgtC/SapB family protein — MYLLDDIDLFYRFGIATAIGVIVGVERHWQERDEPEGSRTAGVRTFSLIGMLGGGAGLLEKSIADMGGPVGLVTVGLFVAFAMSFSWFKLREARADRSFSATSVVAALLTFVLADLAVIGDMQLAAAGGVVMTAILASRQMLHRFLKTLTWPELRSAIILLGMTLVILPLLPDEPVGPFGGISPARTWTLAVLLAAISFVGYVAVKVLGTSRGEVIAGAIGGLISSTAVTVSNARKSKSRGEAQSLAAGVAAAGAVSYIRTAALAVAIAPAIAVSAVPPLVAGALMFIAAAVLLARRSATSKEMPAGENPFDLVSVTKLTLLLVVVAFLARAASATFGTGGLIVVSALSGLADVDAVTVTVGGLLKQNLAADTAFYALSAGVIANTLAKVGYAAVLGRGAFVVWFGLASTLAIAAAVAVYMATAAWLG; from the coding sequence GTGTATCTGTTGGACGACATCGATCTTTTCTACCGCTTCGGGATCGCGACCGCGATCGGCGTGATCGTCGGCGTCGAACGTCATTGGCAGGAGCGCGACGAGCCGGAAGGCAGCCGCACCGCCGGCGTGCGCACCTTCTCGCTGATCGGCATGCTGGGCGGCGGCGCCGGCCTGCTGGAGAAGTCCATCGCCGATATGGGCGGTCCGGTCGGTCTCGTCACCGTCGGACTCTTCGTCGCCTTCGCCATGAGCTTCAGCTGGTTCAAGCTCCGCGAGGCCAGGGCGGATCGCAGTTTCAGCGCGACCAGCGTGGTGGCGGCCCTGCTCACCTTCGTTCTCGCCGATCTGGCGGTGATCGGCGATATGCAGCTGGCTGCCGCCGGCGGCGTGGTGATGACCGCCATTCTGGCGTCGCGCCAGATGCTGCATCGCTTCCTCAAAACCCTGACCTGGCCCGAGCTGCGCTCCGCCATCATTCTCCTCGGCATGACGTTGGTGATCCTGCCGCTCCTGCCCGACGAGCCGGTCGGTCCCTTCGGCGGAATCTCCCCGGCCCGGACCTGGACGCTCGCGGTGCTGCTGGCCGCGATCTCCTTCGTGGGCTATGTCGCGGTCAAAGTGCTGGGCACGAGCCGGGGCGAGGTGATCGCGGGCGCGATCGGCGGCCTGATCTCTTCCACCGCGGTCACCGTCTCCAATGCGCGGAAATCGAAATCCCGCGGCGAAGCGCAATCGCTCGCCGCGGGCGTCGCTGCCGCGGGCGCCGTCTCCTACATTCGCACCGCCGCGCTGGCGGTGGCGATTGCACCCGCGATCGCCGTCTCCGCGGTGCCGCCGCTCGTCGCGGGCGCACTGATGTTCATTGCCGCCGCGGTGCTTCTCGCCCGACGGTCGGCCACATCGAAGGAAATGCCGGCTGGCGAGAATCCGTTCGATCTGGTCTCGGTCACCAAGCTGACGCTGCTCCTGGTCGTCGTCGCCTTCCTGGCCCGGGCGGCGTCGGCCACCTTCGGCACCGGCGGCCTCATCGTGGTTTCGGCCCTCTCGGGCCTTGCCGATGTCGACGCCGTCACCGTGACCGTGGGCGGCCTGTTGAAGCAGAACCTTGCCGCCGATACGGCATTCTATGCGCTTTCCGCCGGCGTGATCGCCAACACGCTCGCAAAGGTCGGCTACGCCGCGGTGCTGGGACGCGGCGCGTTCGTCGTCTGGTTCGGATTGGCCTCGACCCTCGCCATCGCCGCGGCTGTCGCGGTGTATATGGCAACGGCGGCCTGGCTCGGTTGA
- the rlmD gene encoding 23S rRNA (uracil(1939)-C(5))-methyltransferase RlmD yields MPRPGPRPKRVNLAPRQAEIAIERIGGQGDGIGHFEGRPVYVPATVPGDRLSVRLAAAKGDGLAGEAIELLESGPARVEPPCPYFGRCGGCALQQLRDDAYAEWKGQLLADALVRRGLKDVELRPLLRVAPGLRRRARFALGTRGKGLALGFNMRDSHAIADIEHCLLLVPALDRLIAPLRSGLEELLAPGGHAALEATATETGIDLLIEQTGAPPSAAIRVRLGALAEELDLARVSWGRPGEAPEPIAMRRAPSESFGGVAVALPPGAFLQPSREGEALLLAEARAALKGAKQIADLFAGCGSFSLPLSQGARIHAVEGDKAATEALQAAVRRANIAHRLTVERRDLDRAPLQPIELKRFDALLFDPPRNGAKAQAECLAKSDLPLVVAVSCSVASFARDAQILVNGGYRLDWARPVDQFPWSAHLEIVARFSR; encoded by the coding sequence ATGCCGAGACCCGGACCCCGACCCAAGCGAGTCAATCTCGCCCCGCGCCAAGCCGAGATCGCGATCGAGCGGATCGGCGGGCAGGGCGACGGCATCGGCCATTTCGAGGGCCGGCCGGTCTATGTGCCGGCCACCGTGCCGGGCGACCGCTTGTCCGTGCGGCTGGCGGCGGCCAAGGGCGACGGGCTGGCCGGCGAGGCGATCGAGCTGCTGGAGTCCGGGCCGGCGCGGGTCGAACCGCCCTGTCCCTATTTCGGCCGCTGCGGCGGATGCGCCCTGCAGCAATTGCGCGACGATGCCTATGCCGAATGGAAAGGCCAGTTGCTGGCCGACGCCCTGGTACGACGCGGCTTGAAGGATGTCGAGCTGCGGCCGTTGCTGCGGGTGGCGCCGGGCCTGCGCCGCCGCGCGCGATTTGCGCTGGGCACGCGTGGAAAGGGACTGGCGCTCGGATTCAACATGCGCGACAGCCACGCCATCGCCGATATCGAGCATTGCCTGCTGCTGGTGCCGGCGCTGGATCGGCTGATCGCGCCGCTGCGGTCGGGTCTCGAAGAGCTGTTGGCGCCGGGTGGCCATGCGGCGCTCGAGGCGACCGCGACCGAAACCGGGATCGATCTCCTGATCGAGCAGACGGGGGCGCCGCCGTCCGCCGCGATCCGTGTCCGCCTGGGTGCCTTGGCCGAGGAGCTCGACCTGGCGCGCGTGAGCTGGGGACGGCCCGGCGAAGCGCCCGAGCCCATTGCCATGCGGCGGGCCCCGAGCGAGAGCTTCGGTGGCGTGGCCGTGGCCCTGCCGCCGGGCGCCTTCCTGCAGCCGAGCCGGGAAGGCGAAGCGCTGCTGCTGGCCGAGGCGCGCGCGGCCCTCAAAGGGGCGAAGCAGATCGCCGACCTCTTCGCCGGCTGCGGCAGCTTCAGCCTGCCTTTGTCGCAAGGCGCCAGGATCCATGCGGTCGAGGGCGACAAGGCCGCGACCGAGGCGCTGCAGGCCGCGGTGCGGCGCGCCAACATCGCCCACCGCCTGACGGTCGAGCGGCGCGATCTCGATCGGGCGCCGCTGCAGCCGATCGAGCTCAAGCGGTTCGACGCGCTGCTGTTCGACCCGCCGCGCAACGGCGCGAAGGCGCAGGCCGAATGCCTCGCCAAGTCGGACCTGCCGCTGGTGGTCGCGGTCTCCTGCAGCGTCGCCAGCTTCGCGCGCGACGCGCAGATCCTGGTCAATGGCGGCTATCGCCTCGACTGGGCGCGCCCCGTGGACCAGTTCCCCTGGTCGGCGCATCTGGAGATCGTGGCGCGGTTCAGCCGGTAG
- the sppA gene encoding signal peptide peptidase SppA has product MAFFRWIGRILIGALAGIGLLVIAAILLASSAWRDFSNRIEPVPEQTLLTLDLGDGVSETNAGDPFALAGLTHNLTMADLVLGLEAAGKDPRVKGLALKLGSGDLPLARAEEIRDALKAFRAQGKFVLAFAESFGEAGDGNTHYLLATGADEIWLQPSGDVGLTGLRLETPFFKDTLDMIGVSVQMDRRKEFKGAIDSLTANSMPAPQRENLQQLVDSMTATLADGVGERIGGDAAAGRALIDQGPFLAADALKAKLVDRLAYRDEFEAELDRRTSKAVRYSLADYAATLRPPEDAPQIALVHGLGPIQLAADGSPFGDVVMDAKTVSEALRDAREDSKVKAILFRIDSPGGSYVAADTIWREVARAREEGKPVVVSMGSVAASGGYFVAAPAAAIVAEPSTITGSIGVFGGKFVLSDLWAKLGVTFDGVQAGTNAGIDSANEDYSYAGWQHLQTSLDSIYQDFVTKVGAGRKLDADAVERVAKGQVWTGMDAAANGLVDKLGGLTTAVAEARRAIGLAPDAPVRLVNFPQEPHDLTSFLEQFAKAAEMRQFAVLARLGRMAASLERLVGSDSGVRAEMAPLLPASRLGSNP; this is encoded by the coding sequence ATGGCATTTTTCCGTTGGATCGGGCGCATTCTCATCGGCGCCCTGGCGGGCATCGGCCTATTGGTCATTGCCGCCATTCTGCTCGCCAGCTCCGCCTGGCGCGACTTCTCCAACCGCATCGAGCCGGTGCCGGAGCAGACGCTGCTGACGCTCGACCTCGGCGACGGGGTCAGCGAGACCAACGCCGGCGACCCCTTTGCGCTCGCCGGCCTGACCCACAACCTCACCATGGCCGACCTGGTGCTGGGGCTCGAGGCCGCCGGCAAGGACCCCCGCGTGAAGGGCCTGGCGCTGAAACTGGGGAGCGGCGATCTGCCGCTCGCCCGGGCCGAGGAGATCCGCGACGCGCTGAAGGCATTCCGCGCGCAAGGCAAGTTCGTCCTCGCCTTCGCGGAAAGCTTCGGCGAAGCGGGCGACGGCAACACCCATTATCTGCTCGCGACCGGGGCGGACGAGATCTGGCTCCAGCCCTCGGGGGATGTCGGACTGACCGGCCTGCGGCTGGAGACGCCTTTCTTCAAAGACACGCTCGACATGATCGGCGTCTCCGTGCAGATGGACCGCCGCAAGGAATTCAAGGGCGCCATCGACAGCCTGACCGCCAACTCGATGCCGGCCCCGCAGCGCGAAAACTTACAGCAATTGGTCGATTCGATGACGGCGACGCTCGCCGATGGCGTCGGCGAGCGGATCGGCGGCGATGCGGCGGCGGGCCGGGCCCTGATCGATCAAGGGCCGTTCCTGGCGGCCGATGCGCTCAAGGCGAAGCTGGTCGATCGCCTGGCCTATCGCGACGAGTTCGAGGCCGAGCTCGACCGGCGGACCAGCAAGGCCGTGCGCTACAGCCTCGCCGACTATGCGGCGACGCTGCGGCCGCCGGAGGACGCGCCCCAGATCGCGCTGGTCCACGGTCTCGGGCCCATCCAGCTCGCGGCGGACGGCAGCCCCTTCGGCGATGTCGTCATGGATGCCAAGACGGTGTCGGAGGCGCTTCGCGACGCGCGCGAGGATTCCAAGGTCAAGGCCATCCTGTTCCGCATCGACAGCCCCGGCGGCTCCTATGTCGCGGCCGATACGATCTGGCGCGAAGTGGCGCGGGCGCGCGAGGAAGGCAAGCCGGTCGTGGTGTCGATGGGCAGCGTCGCCGCCTCGGGCGGCTATTTCGTCGCGGCACCGGCCGCCGCTATCGTCGCCGAGCCCAGCACCATCACCGGCTCGATCGGCGTCTTCGGCGGCAAGTTCGTGCTGAGCGACCTCTGGGCGAAGCTCGGTGTCACCTTCGACGGCGTGCAGGCCGGGACCAATGCCGGCATCGACAGCGCCAACGAGGATTACAGCTACGCCGGCTGGCAGCATCTGCAGACGTCGCTCGATAGCATCTATCAGGACTTCGTGACCAAGGTCGGCGCCGGGCGCAAGCTCGACGCCGATGCCGTGGAACGGGTCGCCAAAGGGCAGGTCTGGACCGGCATGGATGCCGCGGCCAACGGCCTCGTCGACAAGCTGGGCGGCCTGACCACGGCCGTCGCGGAGGCCCGCCGTGCCATCGGCCTGGCGCCCGACGCGCCCGTACGGCTGGTGAATTTCCCGCAGGAGCCTCATGATCTGACCAGCTTTCTCGAGCAGTTCGCCAAGGCGGCCGAGATGCGCCAGTTCGCGGTCCTGGCCAGGCTCGGCCGCATGGCCGCCAGCCTCGAACGCCTGGTCGGCTCGGATTCGGGCGTCAGGGCCGAGATGGCGCCGCTGTTGCCGGCCTCGCGATTGGGGTCGAATCCTTAG
- a CDS encoding cytochrome c, producing MRRLLDIRTTTGLLALAMLLVAHARTSLAGPASLSIELDGQTRAFSAAELLANPATRMLEIPRDVSYGRAMRYRAIPLRALMLGLRTGKADMLEARASDGFVSQLPWTLVAPAAEGGAVAWIAIEDPAHPWPSLPDKSQSAGPFYLVWEHPERSGVTSEQWPYALVSLKGVSDPVRRWPQLSIGADVPADDPSRHGQAVFLVQCLPCHRLYGAGEGDKGPDLGLPMPATVYLTQAGLKALLRNPAAVRTWPQQQMPAFDAGMMPDTDIDAIIAYLTRVTEQQR from the coding sequence GTGAGGAGGCTCCTGGACATCCGGACGACCACGGGCCTGCTGGCGCTGGCCATGCTGCTTGTCGCCCATGCCCGGACGAGCTTGGCCGGGCCGGCCAGCTTGTCGATCGAGCTCGACGGCCAGACGCGGGCGTTCTCGGCGGCCGAACTGCTGGCCAACCCCGCGACACGGATGCTCGAGATCCCGCGGGACGTGTCCTATGGGCGCGCCATGCGCTACCGGGCCATTCCGCTGCGCGCGCTCATGCTCGGATTGCGGACCGGTAAGGCAGATATGTTGGAAGCGCGAGCCAGCGACGGTTTCGTCTCGCAGTTGCCTTGGACGCTGGTTGCGCCGGCGGCAGAGGGCGGCGCCGTAGCCTGGATCGCGATCGAGGATCCGGCGCATCCCTGGCCGAGCTTGCCGGACAAATCCCAGTCGGCGGGTCCGTTCTATCTCGTCTGGGAACATCCCGAGCGATCGGGCGTTACATCGGAGCAATGGCCTTACGCCCTGGTGAGCCTGAAGGGCGTTTCGGACCCGGTGCGACGCTGGCCGCAACTCTCGATCGGTGCCGATGTGCCCGCCGACGATCCGTCCCGGCATGGCCAGGCGGTCTTCCTGGTGCAATGCCTGCCCTGTCATCGCCTGTACGGCGCCGGCGAGGGCGACAAGGGCCCCGATCTCGGCCTGCCGATGCCCGCCACCGTCTATTTGACGCAAGCGGGACTCAAGGCGCTGCTGCGCAATCCGGCGGCCGTGCGGACCTGGCCGCAACAACAGATGCCCGCCTTCGATGCGGGCATGATGCCGGACACCGACATCGATGCCATAATCGCCTATCTCACGCGGGTCACCGAACAGCAACGGTGA
- a CDS encoding response regulator transcription factor: MTASSERTGTVHIVDDEAAVRDHVARLALSVGLKAETYISAADFFKRYDGGRPGCVVMDLKMPEMNGLEAIREAASRGILLPVIMITGYGDVATAVEGMQAGAVDFIEKPFRARVLLDQVQRSIAMDAHNLRTQSASDRAHQGIGLLGQEERAVLELVADSKTDREIAQSLSIGARAVAGHRANVMRKLGVETLADLLSLYLHYLRSGPQKDRKG; this comes from the coding sequence GTGACAGCATCCAGCGAACGCACCGGGACCGTGCATATTGTCGATGACGAAGCGGCCGTTCGCGATCACGTCGCCAGGTTGGCGCTCTCGGTCGGATTGAAGGCCGAGACCTACATATCCGCAGCGGATTTCTTCAAGCGCTACGACGGCGGCCGTCCTGGATGCGTCGTCATGGATCTGAAGATGCCCGAGATGAACGGCCTCGAAGCGATCCGCGAAGCGGCGTCTCGAGGGATCCTCCTGCCGGTCATCATGATCACCGGTTATGGCGATGTGGCGACGGCGGTCGAAGGCATGCAGGCGGGCGCCGTGGACTTCATCGAGAAGCCGTTCCGGGCGCGGGTTCTGCTCGATCAGGTTCAACGAAGCATCGCGATGGACGCCCACAATCTAAGGACGCAGTCGGCCAGCGACCGCGCGCATCAGGGCATCGGCCTGCTCGGTCAGGAAGAGCGCGCGGTTCTCGAGCTCGTCGCGGATAGCAAGACCGACAGGGAGATCGCACAAAGCCTGAGCATCGGCGCCAGGGCGGTCGCCGGTCACCGCGCGAACGTCATGCGCAAGCTCGGCGTGGAGACCTTGGCCGATCTCCTCTCCCTTTATCTGCACTATCTGCGATCGGGCCCGCAAAAGGACCGCAAGGGCTGA
- a CDS encoding copper-transporting P-type ATPase — translation MHDHEHHRASNGGAAPAPGGDPIPALAAAADATIYTCPMHPQIRQAKPGNCPICGMTLEPVMPTLEEGPDPELISFQRRFWWTLPLTVIVTVMAMAGHYLPGLTATARTWIEFVLSLPIVFWAGWPFFVRWAQSIHHRSPNMWTLIGTGVGAAFFYSLAATLAPDLFPQGFEAHGRIGVYYEAAVVIVSLTLLGQVLEMRARSQTSAAIKSLLGLAPKTARRLRDDGGEEDVPLTHVHVGDRLRVRPGEKVPVDGVVLEGRSSLDESMITGEPVPVEKEGGDRVIGATINGNGSLVMRAEKIGAKTVFSQIVQMVAQAQRSRAPLQRMADVVSFWFVLAVLAVAVATLLVWGLAGPEPRWTYAILNAVAVLIIACPCALGLATPMSIMVATGKGATSGILFRDAEAIESLRTIDTLIVDKTGTLTVGKPAFHSAVAASGFGENDVLRYAASLDQGSEHPLADAIVAEARRRGLALGKPEDFESATGIGVRGRVEGKPVAVGNTVLMQQLGVDAAPLREAAEARRAEGASVMFLAVDGKLAGLVAAADPIKDTSLDAIRQLHDAGIRVVMATGDGLTTARAVAQRLGIDEVHGEVRPQDKVELVAALQAQGRHVAMAGDGINDAPALARANVGIAMGTGTDVAMNSGHVTLVKGDLRGIARARQLSQATVANMKQNLIFALIYNALGVPVAAGVLYPTFGILLSPMFAALAMSLSSVSVVSNALRLRRA, via the coding sequence ATGCACGACCATGAACATCACCGCGCATCTAATGGCGGTGCGGCCCCTGCGCCTGGTGGCGATCCCATACCGGCGCTGGCGGCGGCCGCGGATGCGACAATCTACACCTGCCCCATGCATCCGCAGATACGTCAGGCCAAGCCCGGCAACTGCCCGATCTGCGGCATGACGCTCGAGCCGGTCATGCCGACGCTGGAGGAGGGCCCCGATCCGGAGCTGATCAGCTTTCAGCGTCGCTTCTGGTGGACGCTGCCGCTCACGGTCATCGTTACCGTGATGGCGATGGCGGGCCATTACCTGCCAGGCCTTACGGCCACGGCTCGGACCTGGATCGAGTTCGTGCTGTCGCTGCCGATCGTGTTCTGGGCCGGTTGGCCCTTCTTCGTCCGCTGGGCGCAATCGATCCACCATCGCAGCCCCAATATGTGGACGCTGATCGGCACGGGCGTGGGCGCGGCCTTCTTCTACAGTCTCGCCGCGACGCTGGCTCCGGACCTGTTCCCGCAGGGATTCGAGGCGCATGGCCGTATCGGCGTCTATTACGAGGCGGCCGTGGTGATCGTGTCGCTCACGCTGCTGGGCCAGGTTCTGGAGATGAGGGCGCGTTCGCAGACCTCGGCGGCCATCAAGTCGCTGCTTGGACTGGCGCCGAAGACCGCGCGGCGCCTCCGCGACGACGGTGGTGAGGAAGACGTGCCGTTGACTCATGTGCATGTCGGAGACCGGCTGCGCGTGCGTCCCGGCGAGAAAGTCCCGGTCGATGGCGTGGTTCTGGAGGGTCGCTCGAGTCTGGATGAATCGATGATCACCGGCGAGCCGGTGCCGGTCGAGAAGGAAGGTGGCGACAGAGTCATCGGCGCGACGATCAACGGCAATGGCAGCCTGGTGATGCGCGCGGAGAAGATCGGCGCAAAAACCGTATTCTCCCAGATCGTGCAGATGGTGGCGCAGGCGCAGCGTTCGAGGGCGCCCCTGCAGCGCATGGCAGACGTCGTCTCCTTCTGGTTTGTCCTGGCCGTGCTCGCCGTCGCCGTGGCGACACTGCTGGTCTGGGGCCTCGCCGGCCCCGAGCCGCGCTGGACCTATGCTATATTGAACGCCGTGGCGGTCCTCATCATCGCCTGCCCCTGTGCGCTGGGGCTCGCCACGCCGATGTCGATCATGGTCGCCACGGGCAAGGGAGCGACGTCGGGCATCCTGTTCCGCGACGCGGAAGCCATCGAATCCTTGCGCACCATCGATACGCTGATCGTCGACAAGACCGGCACCCTCACGGTGGGCAAGCCCGCGTTTCACAGCGCCGTCGCCGCGTCCGGTTTCGGCGAGAACGATGTGCTGCGATACGCGGCCAGCCTGGATCAGGGCAGCGAGCATCCGCTGGCCGACGCCATCGTCGCCGAGGCGCGACGACGCGGCCTCGCGCTCGGCAAGCCTGAGGATTTTGAATCGGCAACCGGAATCGGCGTCCGCGGCCGCGTCGAAGGCAAACCTGTTGCGGTGGGCAATACGGTACTTATGCAGCAGTTGGGCGTCGATGCCGCGCCCCTGCGCGAGGCGGCGGAAGCGCGCCGGGCCGAGGGCGCCTCCGTCATGTTCCTCGCGGTGGACGGGAAGTTGGCGGGCCTGGTGGCGGCGGCCGATCCGATCAAGGACACGTCACTGGATGCGATTCGCCAACTCCATGATGCCGGCATTCGCGTCGTGATGGCCACGGGCGACGGGCTTACCACGGCGCGGGCCGTGGCGCAGCGGCTGGGCATCGACGAGGTCCATGGCGAGGTGCGCCCGCAGGACAAGGTCGAACTGGTCGCCGCGCTGCAAGCCCAGGGGCGGCATGTGGCGATGGCGGGTGACGGCATCAACGATGCACCGGCTCTGGCGCGGGCCAATGTCGGCATCGCGATGGGCACAGGCACCGATGTGGCGATGAACAGCGGCCATGTCACGCTGGTCAAAGGCGATTTGCGCGGCATTGCGAGAGCGCGCCAGCTTTCGCAGGCCACTGTCGCCAACATGAAGCAAAATCTGATCTTTGCGTTGATCTACAATGCGCTGGGCGTGCCGGTCGCGGCCGGCGTTCTCTATCCCACCTTCGGTATCCTGCTGTCGCCGATGTTCGCCGCCCTGGCCATGAGCCTCAGCTCGGTCTCCGTGGTCAGCAACGCGCTGCGGTTGCGCCGCGCTTGA